Proteins from one Bacteroides zhangwenhongii genomic window:
- a CDS encoding DUF5063 domain-containing protein: MEKESQTIFDKNVIEFVTVAAEFCAFLERAERMKRSDFVDTSLKILPLLYLKASMLPKCETIGEEVLETYVTEEIYEILRINLAELMGDKDDYLDVFVQDMVYSDQPIKKSISEDLADIYQDIKDFIFVFQLGLNETMNDSLAVCQENFGMLWGQKLVNTLRALHDVKYSQQDEEDNEEGFYEPSDDGNCCEDDECHCHDDDCHCHENGCHCHHDE, encoded by the coding sequence ATGGAAAAAGAAAGCCAAACGATATTTGATAAGAATGTAATTGAGTTCGTAACGGTAGCCGCCGAATTTTGCGCATTCCTCGAACGTGCCGAACGCATGAAGCGTAGCGATTTCGTTGACACATCCCTTAAAATACTTCCCCTACTCTATCTCAAAGCATCTATGCTCCCCAAATGTGAGACTATCGGAGAGGAAGTGCTCGAAACGTATGTAACGGAGGAAATCTATGAAATTCTACGTATCAACCTTGCGGAATTGATGGGTGACAAGGATGATTATCTGGATGTATTCGTACAAGATATGGTTTATAGCGACCAGCCGATCAAGAAGTCCATTTCGGAAGATCTGGCGGATATCTATCAGGATATCAAAGACTTTATCTTTGTTTTCCAATTGGGGTTGAACGAAACGATGAACGATTCATTGGCTGTCTGCCAGGAAAACTTCGGAATGTTATGGGGACAGAAACTGGTCAACACGTTACGCGCATTGCACGACGTAAAGTACAGCCAACAGGACGAAGAGGACAATGAAGAAGGATTTTACGAACCAAGTGACGACGGTAACTGTTGCGAAGACGATGAGTGCCATTGCCACGATGACGATTGCCACTGCCACGAAAACGGCTGTCATTGTCACCACGATGAATAA
- a CDS encoding 3'-5' exonuclease, giving the protein MIVRRTINKDEVKELPKTVFPGRIYVIQSETETEKAVAYLQSRSVIGIDSETRPSFTKGQSHKVALLQISSEECCFLFRLNMTGLTRPLVDLLENPDVIKVGLSLKDDFMMLHKRAPFNQQNCIELQDYVRQFGIQDKSLQKIYAILFKEKISKSQRLSNWEADVLSDGQKQYAATDAWACLNIYNLLQELKQTGNYEIAPEEKKEEHLIESDK; this is encoded by the coding sequence ATGATTGTAAGAAGAACTATAAATAAAGATGAAGTAAAGGAGCTCCCGAAAACGGTTTTTCCGGGACGGATTTATGTCATCCAATCGGAAACGGAAACGGAAAAAGCAGTGGCTTATCTGCAATCCCGGTCTGTGATAGGTATTGACAGCGAAACACGCCCTTCCTTTACAAAGGGGCAATCACATAAAGTGGCACTCCTTCAGATTTCGTCGGAAGAATGTTGTTTCCTGTTTCGCCTCAACATGACCGGACTGACCCGGCCGTTAGTCGATTTGTTAGAGAATCCGGACGTGATAAAAGTCGGTCTTTCACTAAAGGATGACTTTATGATGTTGCACAAACGTGCTCCTTTCAACCAGCAAAATTGCATCGAATTGCAAGATTACGTACGCCAGTTCGGCATCCAGGATAAAAGTCTGCAAAAGATTTATGCAATCCTGTTTAAGGAGAAGATTTCCAAGTCACAACGCTTGTCTAATTGGGAAGCCGATGTGCTGAGCGACGGTCAAAAGCAATATGCCGCTACCGACGCATGGGCCTGCCTCAACATATACAACTTATTGCAGGAACTGAAGCAAACGGGCAATTATGAAATTGCTCCCGAAGAGAAGAAAGAAGAACATTTAATTGAATCAGATAAATAA
- a CDS encoding class I SAM-dependent rRNA methyltransferase, producing the protein MHKVYLKPGKEESLKRFHPWIFSGAISRFDGEPEEGEVVEVYTSKKEFIAEGHFQIGSIAVRVLSFQQEPINHDFWKRKLEIAYDMRRSIGIATNPTNNTYRLVHGEGDNLPGLVIDVYAKTAVMQAHSAGMHVDRMVIAEALSKVMGDQIENIYYKSETTLPFKADLFPENGFLKGGSNDNIAQEYGLKFHVDWLKGQKTGFFVDQRENRSLLERYAKGRSVLNMFCYTGGFSFYAMRGGAKLVHSVDSSAKAIDLTNKNVELNFPGDPRHEAFAEDAFKYLDRMGDQYDLIILDPPAFAKHKDALRNALQGYRKLNAKAFEKIKPGGILFTFSCSQVVSKDNFRTAVFTAAAMSGRSVRILHQLTQPADHPVNIYHPEGEYLKGLVLYVE; encoded by the coding sequence ATGCATAAAGTATACCTCAAACCCGGCAAAGAAGAGTCTCTCAAAAGATTTCACCCCTGGATTTTCTCAGGTGCTATCTCCCGTTTTGACGGAGAACCCGAAGAAGGTGAAGTAGTAGAAGTATACACCTCAAAAAAAGAATTTATAGCCGAAGGACACTTCCAAATCGGAAGTATCGCTGTACGTGTGCTTTCTTTTCAACAGGAACCTATCAATCACGATTTCTGGAAGCGTAAGCTGGAAATAGCATACGATATGCGCCGCAGTATCGGTATCGCCACGAATCCGACCAATAATACCTATCGTCTGGTACACGGTGAAGGAGACAATCTTCCCGGATTGGTTATCGATGTCTATGCCAAGACTGCCGTTATGCAGGCACATTCGGCAGGAATGCACGTAGACCGTATGGTTATTGCCGAGGCCTTGTCCAAAGTGATGGGAGATCAGATTGAAAATATCTATTATAAATCAGAGACAACCCTTCCTTTTAAAGCAGACCTTTTCCCTGAGAACGGTTTTCTGAAAGGAGGAAGCAACGATAATATCGCACAAGAATATGGCTTGAAATTCCATGTAGACTGGCTGAAAGGTCAGAAGACCGGTTTTTTTGTAGACCAACGCGAGAACCGTTCTTTATTGGAACGGTACGCCAAAGGCCGTTCAGTACTTAATATGTTCTGTTATACCGGTGGCTTCTCGTTCTACGCCATGCGTGGAGGTGCCAAGCTCGTTCATTCTGTTGACAGTTCCGCTAAAGCGATCGACCTGACAAATAAGAATGTCGAATTGAATTTTCCCGGCGATCCCCGCCATGAAGCTTTTGCCGAAGACGCTTTCAAGTATCTTGACCGTATGGGCGATCAGTATGATTTAATCATTCTTGATCCTCCTGCTTTCGCCAAACATAAAGATGCGTTACGAAATGCACTGCAAGGTTATCGGAAACTGAATGCCAAAGCTTTCGAGAAAATCAAGCCGGGCGGCATTCTGTTTACTTTCTCCTGTTCGCAAGTAGTCAGCAAGGATAATTTCCGTACAGCCGTGTTTACAGCCGCAGCGATGTCAGGACGTAGTGTACGCATTTTGCATCAACTGACCCAACCTGCCGACCATCCGGTAAACATTTATCATCCTGAAGGAGAATATCTGAAAGGGCTGGTACTCTATGTAGAATAA
- a CDS encoding nucleoside permease, giving the protein MSIKVRLIIMNFLQFFVWGSWLISLGGYMGRELHFEGGQIGAIFATMGIASLVMPGIIGIIADKWFNAERLYGLCHIIGAACLFYASTATDYDHMYWAMLLNLLVYMPTLSLANTVSYNALEQYKCDLIKDFPPIRVWGTIGFICAMWAVDLTGFKNSSAQLYVGGASALLLGLYSFTLPACLPTKSENKSWLSAFGLDALVLFKRKKMAIFFLFSMLLGAALQITNTYGDLFLSSFAGIPEFADSFGVKHSVILLSISQMSETLFILAIPFFLRHFGIKQVMLISMFAWVFRFGLFGFGDPGSGLWMLILSMIVYGMAFDFFNISGSLFVEQETNSSIRASAQGLFFMMTNGLGAIIGGYASGAVVDAFSVYADGRLVSREWTDIWLIFAAYALVIGVLFALVFKYKHQRESQN; this is encoded by the coding sequence ATGAGTATAAAAGTTCGTTTGATTATTATGAACTTCCTGCAATTCTTTGTATGGGGGTCATGGTTAATATCATTAGGTGGTTATATGGGCAGAGAACTCCACTTCGAAGGTGGACAGATCGGCGCCATTTTCGCCACTATGGGAATCGCTTCTTTAGTAATGCCCGGTATCATCGGTATCATAGCCGATAAATGGTTTAATGCAGAACGGTTATACGGACTTTGCCACATCATAGGAGCCGCTTGCCTTTTCTACGCCTCTACAGCAACAGACTACGATCATATGTATTGGGCGATGTTACTTAATCTGCTGGTATATATGCCTACCCTATCACTCGCCAATACTGTTTCATACAATGCATTAGAACAATATAAATGCGATCTGATCAAAGACTTCCCTCCTATCCGTGTATGGGGAACTATCGGTTTTATCTGTGCCATGTGGGCGGTAGACCTTACCGGTTTCAAGAATTCGAGCGCGCAGCTTTATGTAGGCGGTGCTTCCGCGCTATTGCTCGGCCTTTATTCATTCACCCTACCGGCTTGCCTGCCTACCAAATCTGAGAACAAATCATGGCTTTCAGCTTTCGGACTAGATGCATTGGTGTTATTCAAAAGAAAGAAAATGGCTATTTTCTTCCTATTCTCCATGCTCTTGGGAGCTGCACTACAAATCACCAACACTTATGGAGATCTCTTCCTGAGTAGTTTTGCCGGTATTCCGGAATTTGCCGACTCTTTTGGAGTGAAACATTCGGTTATATTGTTATCCATATCACAAATGTCCGAGACATTATTCATTCTCGCTATCCCCTTCTTCCTGAGACATTTCGGAATCAAACAGGTAATGCTGATCAGTATGTTCGCTTGGGTATTCCGGTTTGGACTGTTCGGCTTCGGAGATCCGGGTTCCGGACTTTGGATGCTCATCCTTTCTATGATTGTTTACGGTATGGCCTTTGATTTCTTCAACATTTCCGGTTCATTGTTTGTTGAACAAGAAACCAATTCTTCCATTCGTGCCAGCGCACAGGGACTATTCTTTATGATGACCAACGGATTGGGAGCGATTATCGGCGGATATGCCAGCGGCGCTGTGGTGGATGCATTCTCCGTATATGCCGATGGCAGGCTGGTAAGCCGCGAGTGGACAGATATTTGGCTGATATTTGCAGCTTATGCACTCGTTATAGGTGTTTTGTTTGCTTTAGTATTCAAATACAAACACCAGCGAGAAAGTCAAAACTAA
- a CDS encoding bifunctional nuclease family protein produces MDKKVELQVINITNSQAQIGAFAMLLGEVDGERQLPIIIGPAEAQATALYLKGVKTPRPLTHDLFITSLTVLGASLIRVLIYKAKDGIFYSYIYLKKDNEIIRIDARTSDAIALAVRADCPILIYESILEQECLHLSGEERTRSGQINDEGISLEEALQQAIKEENYELAARIRDQINSRNNNQ; encoded by the coding sequence ATGGATAAAAAGGTAGAATTACAAGTTATAAATATTACAAACAGTCAGGCACAGATAGGCGCATTTGCCATGCTGTTAGGCGAAGTGGACGGTGAGCGGCAATTGCCTATCATCATCGGTCCGGCAGAAGCCCAAGCCACCGCTTTATACCTGAAAGGAGTGAAAACTCCCCGTCCGTTGACACACGATTTATTCATTACAAGCCTCACCGTACTGGGGGCAAGCTTGATACGTGTATTGATTTATAAAGCCAAAGACGGTATTTTCTACTCCTATATCTATCTTAAAAAAGACAACGAGATTATACGAATCGACGCACGTACTTCGGATGCGATAGCATTGGCTGTACGTGCCGATTGCCCGATTCTTATCTATGAATCCATCCTTGAACAAGAATGCCTGCACCTGTCGGGAGAAGAAAGAACTCGTTCCGGACAGATAAATGATGAGGGAATATCTCTTGAAGAAGCATTGCAACAGGCTATCAAAGAGGAGAACTACGAGCTGGCTGCCCGGATACGGGACCAGATTAATTCAAGAAACAATAATCAGTAA
- a CDS encoding 16S rRNA (uracil(1498)-N(3))-methyltransferase → MHVFYTPDIQKSNELPDEEAQHCIRVLRLNIGDEITLTDGEGNFYKAEITAATNKRCLVAIKETIFQEPLWPCHLHIAMAPTKNMDRNEWFAEKATEIGFDELTFLNCRFSERKVIKTERIEKILISAIKQSLKARLPKLNEMTDFDKFITREFKGQKFIAHCYEGDKPLLKNILKPEEDALVLIGPEGDFSEEEVKKAIEQGFVPISLGKSRLRTETAALAACHILNLQNQ, encoded by the coding sequence ATGCACGTTTTTTATACTCCCGATATACAGAAAAGTAACGAACTGCCCGATGAGGAAGCACAACATTGCATCCGTGTTTTACGGTTGAATATCGGAGATGAAATCACCCTTACCGACGGTGAGGGAAACTTCTATAAAGCAGAAATTACGGCAGCGACCAACAAACGTTGTCTGGTGGCTATCAAGGAAACCATATTTCAGGAACCACTCTGGCCTTGTCATCTTCACATTGCCATGGCACCGACAAAGAATATGGACCGTAACGAATGGTTTGCAGAGAAAGCTACCGAAATAGGATTTGACGAATTAACCTTCCTCAACTGCCGTTTCTCGGAACGTAAAGTTATCAAGACCGAACGCATCGAAAAGATTCTCATATCGGCTATCAAACAATCACTCAAAGCACGATTGCCGAAACTGAATGAAATGACCGATTTTGATAAGTTCATTACCCGTGAGTTCAAAGGACAGAAGTTTATCGCACATTGCTATGAAGGCGACAAACCTTTATTGAAAAACATTCTCAAACCCGAAGAAGACGCGCTTGTCCTGATAGGTCCCGAAGGAGACTTCAGCGAAGAGGAAGTAAAGAAAGCCATTGAACAAGGATTTGTCCCAATCAGTCTGGGTAAATCACGGCTTCGCACGGAGACAGCCGCTTTGGCAGCCTGTCATATATTGAATCTTCAAAACCAATAA
- a CDS encoding DUF4836 family protein, with the protein MVKKMISRLSVLAVLIVFLAACSKTSEYTNVIPADASVVASINLKSLASKAGLDDKENEAAKQKILEALKSGMNAATFQQLEKIMKNPSESGIDVESPVYVFSSSSFPYPTIVGKVSNEDNLHASLDVMAKEQICQPVSEADGYSFTTTNGDLLVFNNLTVMIIDVNGASQTEKAKEGIVTLMKQTAENSIAKSGAFQKMEKQKNDINFFASMTAIPSNYRNQVSMGLPAEVKPEDITLLGGLNFEKGKIALKTENYTENDAVKALLKKQMESFGKANNTFVKYFPASTLMFCNIGVKGEGLYNLLSENKEFRNTVSIAKADEVKELFSSFNGDVSGGLINFTMSSAPTFMIYADVKNGNALETLYKNKQSLGLKRGEDILELGKYEYVYKTKSMNIFYGIKDKQMYATNDELLYKNVGKAVDKSIKDTPYASDMKGKTVFMAINAEAILDLPVVKMITGFGGKEVKTYLELANKVSYLSISSEGETSEIDLCLKDKDVNALKQVVDFAKQFAGM; encoded by the coding sequence ATGGTAAAGAAAATGATTTCACGACTCTCGGTACTGGCAGTACTGATTGTTTTTCTGGCAGCATGTTCCAAGACATCAGAGTACACAAATGTGATACCGGCTGATGCTTCGGTAGTTGCTTCTATCAACCTCAAATCCCTCGCAAGCAAAGCCGGATTGGACGATAAAGAGAATGAAGCTGCCAAACAAAAAATACTGGAAGCACTGAAGAGTGGAATGAACGCCGCTACTTTCCAACAATTGGAGAAGATTATGAAAAACCCCAGTGAATCGGGAATTGACGTGGAATCTCCGGTCTATGTATTCTCTTCCTCTTCTTTCCCATACCCCACTATCGTAGGAAAAGTGAGCAACGAAGACAATTTGCATGCTTCATTGGATGTAATGGCAAAAGAACAGATCTGCCAGCCGGTGAGCGAAGCCGATGGATACAGTTTTACGACAACAAACGGAGATTTGCTTGTATTCAATAACCTCACTGTGATGATCATCGACGTAAACGGAGCTTCCCAGACCGAAAAAGCCAAAGAAGGCATTGTTACTCTAATGAAACAGACAGCAGAGAACAGTATCGCAAAATCCGGAGCTTTCCAGAAAATGGAAAAGCAGAAAAACGATATTAATTTCTTCGCATCCATGACAGCCATTCCTTCCAATTACCGCAATCAAGTAAGCATGGGGCTGCCTGCCGAAGTAAAACCGGAAGATATTACTCTTTTGGGAGGATTGAATTTTGAGAAAGGCAAGATTGCCCTCAAGACAGAGAACTATACCGAGAACGACGCTGTAAAGGCTTTACTGAAAAAGCAAATGGAATCTTTCGGGAAAGCCAACAATACTTTTGTCAAATATTTCCCGGCTTCCACACTAATGTTTTGCAATATAGGAGTGAAAGGAGAAGGACTTTATAATCTGTTAAGCGAGAATAAAGAATTCCGCAATACGGTATCCATTGCCAAAGCCGACGAAGTGAAAGAATTATTCAGTTCATTCAATGGAGATGTTTCCGGAGGCCTTATCAATTTCACGATGAGCAGTGCTCCGACCTTTATGATATACGCTGATGTCAAAAATGGAAATGCGCTTGAAACTCTTTATAAGAACAAGCAGTCGTTGGGACTGAAAAGAGGTGAAGACATTCTGGAACTTGGAAAATATGAATATGTCTACAAAACAAAAAGCATGAATATATTCTATGGAATCAAGGACAAACAAATGTATGCGACGAATGATGAGTTACTTTACAAAAATGTCGGCAAAGCAGTAGACAAGTCCATCAAAGATACTCCTTATGCTTCTGACATGAAGGGTAAAACCGTATTTATGGCTATCAATGCCGAAGCGATACTCGATCTGCCCGTTGTTAAAATGATAACAGGTTTCGGAGGCAAGGAAGTAAAGACTTACCTTGAATTAGCCAACAAAGTATCTTATCTATCTATCAGTTCAGAAGGTGAAACCAGCGAAATCGACCTTTGCCTGAAAGATAAAGATGTCAATGCTCTTAAACAAGTCGTTGACTTTGCCAAGCAATTTGCCGGCATGTAA
- a CDS encoding ATP-binding cassette domain-containing protein: protein MNSIHLQQTLPQVFADRNSIVSDIWHQDLFFRKGKMYLIEAASGTGKSSLCSYIYGYRNDYQGIINFDETNIKAYSVKQWVDLRKHSLSMLFQDLRIFTELTALENVQLKNNLTGYKKKKEVLAYFEQLGIADKINVKAGKLSFGQQQRVAFIRALCQPFDFLFLDEPISHLDNENSRIMGEIITAEVERQGAGVIATSIGKHIDLPYDHIFQL from the coding sequence ATGAATAGTATTCACTTACAGCAAACACTTCCCCAAGTGTTTGCTGACCGTAATTCGATAGTCTCGGATATATGGCATCAGGATCTTTTCTTCCGAAAAGGAAAAATGTATCTGATTGAAGCAGCTTCCGGCACCGGTAAGTCCTCGTTGTGCAGTTACATCTATGGCTATCGAAACGATTATCAAGGGATTATCAATTTCGATGAAACAAATATCAAAGCATACTCCGTGAAACAATGGGTAGACTTGAGAAAACATTCATTGAGTATGCTTTTTCAAGACTTACGCATCTTTACCGAACTTACCGCTCTCGAAAACGTACAACTGAAAAACAACCTTACCGGATATAAAAAGAAGAAGGAAGTTCTCGCATACTTCGAGCAGTTGGGTATTGCAGATAAAATCAATGTAAAAGCCGGTAAACTATCTTTCGGACAGCAGCAACGCGTTGCTTTTATCCGTGCACTCTGCCAACCGTTCGATTTTCTTTTCCTCGATGAGCCGATCAGCCATCTGGACAATGAGAACAGCCGTATCATGGGAGAAATTATCACAGCCGAAGTTGAAAGGCAAGGAGCCGGAGTCATCGCAACTTCCATTGGCAAGCATATTGATTTACCTTACGACCACATCTTCCAACTATGA
- a CDS encoding ABC transporter permease, whose protein sequence is MSALVWKLLRQHISIGQLAGFFLANLFGMMIVLLSMQFYKDVIPVFTEGDSFMKKDFIIATKKISTLGSFAGKSNTFTAEDITDLKKQPFTKTIGAFTPSQFKVSAGLGMQEAGIHLSTDMFFESVPDEFVDIKLDKWHFDESTHTIPIIIPRNYLNLYNFGFAQSRNLPKLSEGLMSLIQMDIMMRGNGRVEQYKGNIVGFSNRLNTILVPQSFMKWANENFAPGAEAQPSRLIIEVNNPADSSIAGYFQKKGYETEDGKLDAGKTTYFLRLIVGIVLGVGLFISILSFYILMLSIFLLLQKNTTKLESLLLIGYSPNRVALPYQLLTVGLNIVVLVLSIGLVYWLRGYYLNSIQLLFPQLETGSLWVAVSMGILLFLVVSVINILTVRKKIFSIWTHKS, encoded by the coding sequence ATGTCTGCTCTTGTCTGGAAACTCCTCCGCCAACATATCAGTATCGGCCAGCTGGCCGGTTTCTTCTTGGCCAACCTATTCGGAATGATGATTGTATTGCTTAGTATGCAATTCTATAAGGATGTGATTCCGGTATTCACCGAAGGAGACAGCTTTATGAAAAAAGATTTCATCATAGCTACAAAGAAGATCAGCACGCTGGGGTCTTTCGCAGGAAAAAGCAATACATTCACAGCCGAAGACATCACCGACCTGAAAAAACAGCCGTTTACTAAAACAATAGGAGCTTTCACTCCTTCACAATTCAAAGTATCAGCCGGATTAGGGATGCAGGAAGCAGGAATCCACCTTTCCACAGATATGTTTTTCGAATCAGTCCCTGACGAATTTGTCGACATCAAACTCGACAAATGGCATTTTGACGAATCCACTCATACAATCCCTATCATTATTCCCCGCAATTATCTGAACCTGTATAATTTCGGATTTGCCCAAAGCCGCAATCTGCCCAAGCTCTCGGAAGGATTGATGAGCCTTATCCAAATGGACATAATGATGCGAGGCAACGGACGGGTAGAACAATACAAAGGAAACATTGTCGGCTTTTCCAATCGTCTGAACACCATTCTCGTGCCGCAATCATTTATGAAATGGGCTAATGAAAACTTCGCTCCGGGCGCAGAAGCACAACCTTCGCGACTAATCATAGAAGTCAACAACCCTGCCGACTCTTCCATTGCCGGTTACTTCCAGAAAAAGGGATATGAAACAGAAGACGGAAAACTGGATGCAGGAAAGACCACTTATTTTCTTCGCCTCATTGTAGGAATAGTATTGGGAGTAGGTTTATTTATCAGCATTCTCTCATTCTATATATTGATGCTAAGTATCTTCTTGTTACTACAGAAAAACACCACAAAATTGGAAAGCTTATTATTAATCGGTTATAGTCCCAACAGAGTGGCATTGCCTTATCAATTACTCACGGTAGGTTTAAATATTGTCGTACTTGTCCTATCCATCGGACTAGTCTACTGGTTACGTGGTTATTACCTCAACAGTATCCAATTACTTTTCCCGCAATTGGAAACAGGTTCATTATGGGTAGCCGTCAGTATGGGAATTCTGTTATTCCTCGTTGTATCTGTAATCAATATACTCACAGTCAGAAAGAAGATTTTTTCCATTTGGACACATAAGTCGTAA